Genomic DNA from Solanum pennellii chromosome 3, SPENNV200:
TAAGCCTTTCTTAACTCTCGAGGAAAGAAACGCCCCATTAAAGCATTTCTAAACACGACCTAACTTAGAGGTAGTTCTCTCTCCCCTAGTCTTCTTCCAGTGATCATATGAAATCCTTGCAACATCCTTAAAGTGGTACGCAGTTAGCTCAACACTCTCTCCACAACCAACATACATTACTTGCAATATCTTTTGAACCTTATCCACAAAGCTTCCTAGATTATACTCATTATTAAGCTTTGACCCTGTGAACTCAGATGGATTTATCCTAAGAAATTCATGAACTCTTGAAGTGTCTGGAACGCCCTGACGATCTGCTTGGAATAGCTCCTGTACCTGTTTAGACAAGTTTCTCGGGAgaattttttgattaattgtaaaggcataatgcataaaagtGCCCTTTAAATTGGCTTCAAaccacatttatgcccttcaactttggatgtgcacaaatagacacttaaacttgtatatagttgaacaaatagacacacatgtcctacatattattttttgtcctacgtggtgtctaacgtgtattgtgccatgtaggactcatgtgtttatttatttaaaagttggatagttaaagtgcatgtttgtgcattatgaaagttgaaggtcaaagttaaaatttgaagccaagtttagagtccaatatatgtattatgtcaatTGCAAAAGGATGATTCTTATATGCGAGTTTCATGTGTATTCCAAAGTATTAAagatatttcttatgttttattaatttttgcattGCTCTTTTTTAACTTGAGTGGTAAGGAATCTTCTATTTAGATCTTAGAGTAGTCCGCACAGACCGGTGGATTGGATCGTGACAACTACAATTTCTCCTACCTTTTGAATATAGGTATTGATCTGTGTGTTAGTCGAGTTCGATGTGATTGTTGAAATCTGAAAACTTCTTAGGGTTCACCTATCAGACTTAGGTGTATGCCCTCACGGCTTCTAGCCTTTTGAGTGTTGGGTGTGACAATAAAGTTCCAGTATAGTGTCAAAACTCACGTGAATTCTTTGATTCTCCATTGAAATCATGTTAACAAGTCCACAATTATATTTCTAACAAATACTCCCCCCGTTTCAAAAAtgaacttcttttctttttaatctgtttaaaaaagaatgatctagttctttttttggtaacaacttccacgtggcatgtttaaggctacaagattaaagggtaattttgtacatttaGCATAACTATAATTTATGACCACAtgatcaaaagtcttctttattttcttaaactccgtgtcaagtcaaactagattattctttgtgaaacggagAGAGTATAAGATTTCAAAGCATAATTTAAagctttagattttttttttctaaaaagggcttggataattataacaaaatgCATACCATCTTCTTACATATACTGATAACTGGAAATGTATCCATATAAggagatttatttattttacatgcGTCTAGACACAcgcttatttatttatattattataatatagaACAACATAGATTCTATTTCTTTAGAAGGTGAGATTCTATATCCTTGGTCATGTCAAGaataaaacccaaaaaaatgagGGGCTCTGGAGtgtcttcaattttcttttcatactCAATTGTCCATGTAGCCCACTGATTTTGACAAGATGATACAAACGTAAAGGAATGGTATAACTCTAACAAATCCCCCTCAATCACTTTCCGACTGATCGAGTTCGTGTGATGATCGATGGCTTCAATTACATACTTTACAATCTTTCTTGACCATCTGTAAACATTAAAACCAGAAAAATACAATAGATGTTACTCCTAGTTCAACTATATCCAATTCCTCATGAAagattttaacattttaaaaatatttttttatttattttctttgttttcctagTTTTTCAGTTTCTCCAAAAATTATCTAATGCTCATGAATATTTATTTGTCTACCTTTTCTGAATGgagttgtttttaaaaatatcattagaGTTAACATTGTGGAAAACATGAGAATCAATAAGGGAACTATAATTTTTATCGTATTATGTTTGGATGACAAAAGTTATTTTCCGCATAAAAAGTCATATCTGAAAAATATTAGAGTTGttaaaaaatagggaaaattgtatataatgacaaactaataaatcaaattaaatgttatgatcacactttaatttaattgtgcCATGTAGCAAACTATTT
This window encodes:
- the LOC107014048 gene encoding kirola-like is translated as MGVKGKLIASKEVKCGEHLIHNLFLTNSHHIPYISPSKINHIEINEGEIGKIGRIMNCRYNEEGEKIVKYVIEAIDHHTNSISRKVIEGDLLELYHSFTFVSSCQNQWATWTIEYEKKIEDTPEPLIFLGFILDMTKDIESHLLKK